In Desulfosediminicola ganghwensis, a single window of DNA contains:
- a CDS encoding ABC transporter substrate-binding protein: protein MKSFSIKSVRRLTTGALVGLAFCTQVQAGEITVYSALEEDEIADYLAVAKKSLPDIEINVMRLSTGDLGARIIAESENPQADVIWGFAVTNMADKQIVSQLEPYKAANSESLPAQYRAEDDSWFAATGYMGALCVNTAVLESKNLPMPKSWSDLTNPVYKGEVVMPNPASSGTGYLQVAAIIQGAGQEDGWKLIDDMDENMAQYTSSGSKPCKMARAGEYAIGASLSFVAMKSVEMGYPVLMVLPSDWAGYELEASGLLAGSKNKEDAKKFLDWTLSQEAAEVYAKYKAIITIPGTKPSAMAAAAGLPENLSEVLYPVDFAKSAVERPEILKKWNATVAK, encoded by the coding sequence ATGAAGAGTTTCAGTATCAAGAGTGTGAGAAGGTTGACCACAGGTGCGCTTGTGGGCCTGGCATTTTGCACTCAGGTTCAGGCCGGAGAAATTACAGTCTACAGCGCCTTGGAAGAAGACGAGATCGCTGATTATCTGGCAGTTGCAAAGAAGTCACTTCCGGACATCGAGATAAATGTCATGCGTCTTTCAACAGGTGATCTCGGGGCGAGGATAATTGCCGAGTCTGAAAATCCACAAGCGGATGTGATCTGGGGTTTTGCAGTCACAAACATGGCGGATAAACAAATAGTATCGCAGCTCGAACCCTATAAGGCTGCAAATTCAGAATCTCTGCCGGCCCAATATCGGGCTGAAGACGATTCCTGGTTCGCAGCCACTGGATACATGGGGGCTCTCTGCGTTAATACTGCTGTTTTGGAGTCTAAAAATCTTCCAATGCCCAAGTCGTGGTCTGATTTGACCAACCCGGTTTACAAGGGTGAGGTTGTCATGCCAAACCCTGCATCATCGGGTACCGGCTATCTTCAAGTAGCGGCAATCATCCAGGGGGCAGGCCAGGAGGACGGCTGGAAACTCATTGATGATATGGATGAGAATATGGCCCAGTACACATCATCCGGCTCCAAACCATGCAAGATGGCACGAGCCGGCGAGTATGCAATCGGTGCTTCCCTTTCATTTGTGGCAATGAAATCGGTGGAAATGGGGTACCCCGTTTTGATGGTGCTCCCTTCCGACTGGGCCGGTTACGAACTCGAGGCTTCAGGTCTTTTGGCCGGGTCGAAGAACAAGGAAGACGCTAAAAAGTTCCTCGACTGGACCCTTTCACAAGAAGCTGCCGAGGTATACGCCAAGTACAAGGCAATCATAACCATTCCTGGGACAAAACCTTCAGCAATGGCTGCTGCGGCAGGTCTCCCTGAAAACCTCTCAGAAGTTCTCTATCCTGTAGATTTTGCCAAGTCTGCTGTGGAAAGGCCTGAAATATTGAAAAAGTGGAACGCAACCGTAGCGAAGTGA
- a CDS encoding ABC transporter ATP-binding protein, whose protein sequence is MKLSIKNLYKTFNGFVALDRINMEVGENEFVCLLGPSGCGKTTLLRIIAGLLDFDGGSMNLGDKDLVEIAARDRGFGLVFQSYSLFPNMTVKENVGYGLKVQKIDKKEIDERVETLLELIKLPDLAGRYPHQLSGGQQQRVAIARALAVEPSLLLLDEPLSALDARVRAEMRFEIREMQQRLGIPTIMVTHDQEEALTMADKIICMKDGRIEQIGTPRELYAEPATRFVADFVGVSNIFPASWIRKNIPQMEETRPEGRDDAFEFSVRPEQLIIDAKEGGAEVKDLQFLGNLSRVTLDWHGEDVVVEMQGYPDFTEGASVEVSVADGCGRWVKV, encoded by the coding sequence ATGAAACTGTCAATTAAAAATCTGTATAAAACGTTCAACGGCTTTGTCGCGTTAGATCGTATTAACATGGAAGTTGGTGAGAATGAGTTCGTCTGCCTTTTAGGGCCGAGCGGTTGCGGTAAAACCACGCTGCTGAGAATCATTGCCGGACTGCTTGATTTTGACGGCGGAAGCATGAATCTTGGCGATAAGGATCTTGTTGAAATTGCAGCCCGTGATAGAGGTTTCGGTCTTGTCTTTCAATCATACTCACTTTTTCCAAACATGACGGTGAAAGAAAATGTGGGATATGGGCTTAAGGTGCAAAAAATTGATAAGAAAGAAATTGATGAGAGGGTAGAAACGCTCCTTGAACTCATTAAATTACCGGATCTTGCCGGTCGATACCCGCATCAGCTATCCGGCGGTCAGCAACAGCGTGTGGCCATTGCACGCGCTCTGGCTGTAGAACCTTCTTTGCTGCTTCTTGATGAACCTCTTTCAGCTCTTGACGCCAGGGTGCGTGCAGAGATGCGTTTTGAGATTCGTGAAATGCAGCAGCGTCTCGGGATACCGACAATCATGGTTACCCATGACCAGGAAGAGGCGTTGACCATGGCAGATAAAATTATCTGCATGAAGGACGGCCGCATTGAGCAGATTGGTACTCCCCGGGAGTTATATGCTGAGCCGGCAACTCGATTTGTCGCAGATTTTGTCGGGGTAAGCAATATTTTTCCGGCCTCCTGGATTCGTAAAAACATACCTCAAATGGAGGAGACGAGACCTGAGGGAAGAGACGATGCCTTTGAATTTTCTGTTCGCCCGGAGCAGTTGATTATAGACGCCAAGGAGGGTGGGGCTGAGGTGAAGGATTTGCAGTTCCTCGGCAATTTGAGCAGGGTCACCCTGGACTGGCATGGCGAAGATGTGGTTGTCGAGATGCAGGGTTACCCGGACTTTACTGAGGGAGCTTCAGTTGAGGTTTCGGTAGCCGATGGCTGCGGCAGGTGGGTGAAGGTATGA
- a CDS encoding ABC transporter permease subunit, with protein MSSVTAKPWLKRSQVVGDRLLVTSAVAFPLIGLCIFFCYPMLLVAGKSFQLADGTYGIANYINVLKSPGVVKAAFNSLVLSTCTTAFCLVLGFSVAFALQRSGIGGKRYLKGALSLPLLAPSLVQALGLLFLLGRNGLVHKWTGWDIEIYGFWGLLIANILYGLPQAILIIEAALRQSDARYYEAAEILGASKWKQFFDITLPNAKFGLLSAGFVVFTVTITDFGNAAVIGGNYKVLATEIYSQVVGQMNFGMGAVIGIILLLPTLVAVYIERVASQKQFGGSSESAIPVSAEFYPKRDLPLGVFVHTIGSIAVLVVITVIIASFIKLWPYRMDFTLANYNITLSGGYAPLWTSLLVSVEAAVLGVVFLFALAFSMKRIPPKLAKLVYLLAVLPVGVPGLVFGISYVLAFNVSDNMLGMLYGSSFLIALCNFYHYHSQGFLTMVTGVRAVPPSLEETVSCFGGGNLRILRDAVLPFMGPTIISVFFFIFMRSMVTLSAVIFLISSKVSVASVSVMRLDEAGFTSQAAAFSTCIMLTVILAMGLMNTLIHLYSKNGSRQEQNSNQQEEQKSGFARMYDRTYCWTNA; from the coding sequence ATGAGCAGTGTAACGGCAAAACCATGGTTAAAAAGAAGTCAGGTGGTTGGAGACAGGTTGCTGGTGACTTCAGCGGTCGCCTTTCCCCTGATCGGCTTGTGTATTTTCTTCTGCTACCCCATGTTGCTGGTGGCTGGGAAAAGTTTTCAACTTGCCGACGGAACCTATGGCATAGCAAACTATATCAACGTTCTCAAGTCGCCAGGTGTTGTAAAAGCCGCCTTCAATAGTCTGGTTCTCAGTACCTGCACCACTGCATTTTGCCTGGTTTTGGGTTTTTCCGTCGCTTTTGCCCTGCAGCGGTCAGGTATTGGAGGGAAACGGTATTTGAAAGGAGCCTTATCACTGCCATTGCTTGCCCCGTCACTTGTTCAGGCCTTAGGCCTTCTGTTTCTACTTGGACGAAATGGTTTGGTACACAAGTGGACAGGGTGGGACATTGAAATATATGGTTTCTGGGGGCTGCTCATCGCAAACATTTTATACGGCTTACCCCAGGCGATACTGATAATCGAGGCTGCCCTGCGTCAATCTGACGCAAGGTATTATGAAGCTGCCGAGATTCTAGGAGCTTCCAAGTGGAAACAGTTTTTCGATATCACCCTTCCAAATGCAAAATTCGGCCTACTCAGCGCCGGCTTTGTGGTCTTTACCGTCACCATAACGGATTTTGGTAACGCAGCTGTGATCGGCGGCAACTACAAAGTGCTGGCTACAGAGATTTACAGCCAGGTGGTGGGGCAGATGAATTTTGGAATGGGTGCCGTGATTGGTATTATCCTTCTTTTGCCTACCTTGGTTGCTGTCTATATAGAGAGGGTTGCCTCTCAAAAACAATTTGGCGGCTCCTCTGAAAGTGCCATACCTGTATCGGCAGAATTTTACCCAAAACGAGATTTACCCCTTGGAGTGTTTGTGCACACCATCGGATCGATAGCTGTGCTTGTTGTGATTACGGTGATCATAGCCAGCTTTATAAAGCTGTGGCCTTACCGTATGGACTTTACCCTTGCTAACTATAACATAACACTTAGCGGCGGTTATGCACCGCTTTGGACATCTTTGCTGGTTTCCGTTGAGGCGGCAGTTCTTGGAGTTGTTTTCCTGTTTGCTCTGGCCTTCAGCATGAAAAGAATACCGCCAAAACTTGCCAAGCTCGTCTATCTGCTGGCTGTTCTGCCAGTTGGCGTTCCGGGTCTGGTATTTGGTATCTCATATGTACTTGCCTTTAATGTGAGCGATAATATGCTGGGGATGCTGTATGGCAGCAGTTTCCTTATCGCTCTCTGTAATTTTTATCACTACCATTCACAGGGTTTTCTCACCATGGTAACAGGAGTGCGTGCGGTGCCTCCTTCTTTAGAGGAGACGGTCTCTTGTTTTGGAGGTGGAAATTTACGAATTCTTCGAGATGCTGTTTTGCCATTTATGGGGCCAACCATAATATCCGTGTTCTTTTTTATCTTCATGCGATCCATGGTAACTCTTTCAGCTGTTATCTTTCTTATCTCATCAAAAGTAAGTGTAGCCTCAGTCTCTGTGATGAGGCTCGACGAGGCTGGGTTTACATCCCAGGCGGCAGCCTTTTCAACCTGCATCATGCTTACGGTGATCTTGGCGATGGGCCTGATGAACACTCTTATTCACCTCTATTCAAAAAATGGATCCAGGCAAGAGCAAAACAGCAATCAGCAGGAGGAACAGAAGAGTGGTTTTGCAAGGATGTACGATCGAACATACTGCTGGACAAATGCGTAA
- a CDS encoding Spy/CpxP family protein refolding chaperone, with protein sequence MITKKRICTVLLSATLIFPICCQANENVLPEVIESSVPTNTTHASGTYRSFERLEEYLNLTEEQIAEIRGIVSSEKETIQELVQQVRAFRQELRVMHEAGDYNPEFVLDSAQQQSELINDLIVIRQELKAKIGSVLTPEQRVKATALRTVVRSIIESRVMQHFPGLQQDQV encoded by the coding sequence ATGATAACGAAAAAACGTATATGTACCGTTCTGCTCTCTGCGACACTCATTTTTCCCATCTGCTGCCAGGCAAATGAAAATGTACTACCCGAGGTAATCGAATCATCGGTACCTACCAATACAACTCATGCATCTGGTACTTACCGATCTTTTGAGAGGCTTGAAGAGTATCTTAATCTCACCGAAGAGCAGATTGCAGAGATTCGTGGAATTGTTTCATCAGAAAAAGAAACGATTCAGGAGTTGGTACAACAAGTTCGTGCATTCCGCCAGGAATTACGAGTTATGCATGAGGCTGGAGATTATAACCCAGAATTTGTTTTGGACTCGGCCCAACAGCAATCGGAACTTATTAATGATCTGATTGTGATCAGGCAAGAGTTGAAAGCAAAAATCGGCTCGGTATTGACACCGGAGCAGCGGGTAAAAGCAACTGCATTGCGCACTGTAGTGCGATCGATCATTGAATCAAGGGTTATGCAGCATTTTCCTGGTCTACAGCAAGATCAGGTGTGA
- a CDS encoding response regulator, with protein sequence MMDTTKILIIDDDTELCELLDEYLSDDGFEIEMVHNGEDGCRKVTEESFSLIILDVMLPDINGLEVLKIIRRNSEIPIIMLTARGEEVDRIIGLEVGADDYLPKPFNPRELLARTRSILRRSATENVEKADTKRVVLSLADSITMDLTRRTVHAFEQEINLTSLEFKLLERLVSAEGDIVDRDELYRSVLDREQSPLDRSLDVHLSNLRRKLKQAVGKSKLIVSVRGEGYLFAETIRPI encoded by the coding sequence ATGATGGATACTACAAAAATTCTAATTATCGATGATGATACTGAGCTCTGTGAACTATTGGATGAATACCTCAGTGATGATGGATTTGAGATCGAGATGGTGCATAACGGAGAGGATGGCTGTCGGAAAGTGACAGAAGAATCCTTTTCTTTAATAATCCTCGACGTCATGTTGCCGGATATCAATGGGCTTGAAGTTCTGAAGATAATCAGAAGAAATTCTGAAATTCCAATCATCATGCTCACTGCACGAGGGGAAGAGGTGGACCGAATCATCGGCCTGGAAGTTGGGGCGGATGATTACCTTCCAAAGCCGTTTAACCCGAGAGAACTTCTGGCTAGAACTCGATCGATTTTGCGCAGATCGGCTACTGAAAATGTTGAAAAAGCTGATACGAAACGAGTGGTCTTGTCTCTGGCTGATTCAATAACAATGGATTTAACACGAAGAACCGTACATGCATTCGAACAGGAGATTAACCTTACTTCCTTAGAGTTCAAACTGTTGGAACGGCTGGTTTCAGCAGAAGGCGATATTGTTGATAGAGATGAGCTTTACCGGTCCGTTCTGGATCGCGAGCAGTCCCCGCTAGATCGAAGTCTTGATGTACATTTAAGTAATCTTCGCAGAAAGCTGAAACAGGCAGTCGGAAAATCAAAGCTAATTGTGTCTGTACGAGGTGAAGGGTATCTCTTTGCGGAAACAATACGGCCAATTTAG
- a CDS encoding sensor histidine kinase yields MKSIYWKIFLWFWLSMMGVGILFVSSSFFLESDSLLSKGRENALRSLDRVGNLSVTLFEQNKIRALDRLASRVEETNGFVLYLFSGDGQHLYGDRLPQNANRIINRVLDKEGPAFLVFGSRPLVAKPITSNNDKQFIIAAALPKRWINEPLNPSYYSSVRLWITIVTSAVVCLILAKHISKPITILTKSTRKFAGGKFDERVLPLIGRRRDEFYDLAAGFDEMAGRTEKLISSREELLRNISHELRSPLSRMTLALDLARKKGTPEVETALQRVDKEIVKMNYLIGQVITLSQIEAIHSPVKQDPIDLEELIQKIQKDAELEASSRNCFVEVTKTEKISIAGDYDLIYSAVENLVRNAIRFTNESTAVEISLKTEPLLAEKKAVIAIRDHGPGVNDNDLDKLFLPFFQAGTELRTTKRNSGLGLAITLGAVEQHGGKVTARNKDDGGLEVSITLPYIGEHKD; encoded by the coding sequence ATGAAATCAATTTATTGGAAAATATTTTTATGGTTCTGGCTTTCGATGATGGGAGTCGGAATACTCTTTGTCTCTTCTTCATTTTTTCTTGAATCAGATTCTCTTTTATCGAAAGGAAGAGAGAATGCTTTGCGTTCCCTGGATCGAGTTGGAAATTTGAGTGTCACCCTGTTTGAACAGAACAAAATTAGAGCGCTCGACAGACTGGCAAGCAGAGTTGAAGAGACTAACGGTTTTGTCCTGTATCTGTTTTCAGGAGACGGTCAACATCTCTATGGCGACCGTCTCCCCCAAAATGCAAACAGGATCATTAACCGGGTTCTGGATAAGGAAGGACCAGCATTTTTAGTTTTTGGCAGTAGGCCGCTAGTGGCAAAACCGATTACTTCGAACAATGACAAACAGTTTATAATTGCTGCTGCATTACCCAAACGGTGGATAAATGAACCTCTCAATCCTTCGTACTACAGTAGTGTAAGGTTATGGATAACCATCGTGACATCAGCCGTTGTTTGTCTGATCCTTGCCAAACATATTTCCAAGCCTATTACGATCCTGACCAAATCAACCCGGAAGTTTGCAGGTGGTAAATTTGACGAACGGGTTCTTCCCTTAATCGGAAGAAGGCGGGATGAGTTCTATGACCTGGCCGCAGGATTCGACGAAATGGCAGGGAGAACTGAAAAGCTTATATCATCAAGAGAAGAGCTGTTGAGAAATATATCCCATGAACTGCGATCTCCTTTAAGCCGCATGACCCTTGCTCTGGATCTGGCGAGGAAAAAGGGTACTCCTGAGGTTGAAACAGCTCTGCAGCGAGTAGATAAAGAAATTGTAAAGATGAATTATCTGATAGGCCAGGTAATTACCCTCTCACAGATCGAAGCTATTCATTCCCCTGTTAAGCAAGACCCTATAGATCTTGAAGAACTCATTCAAAAAATACAAAAAGATGCTGAATTGGAAGCGTCCAGTCGTAACTGTTTCGTAGAAGTTACTAAAACAGAAAAAATTAGTATAGCGGGAGATTATGACCTCATCTACAGCGCAGTGGAAAATCTTGTCAGGAATGCGATACGGTTTACAAATGAAAGCACAGCTGTTGAAATAAGCCTCAAAACGGAACCGCTTCTTGCTGAGAAAAAAGCTGTAATCGCAATAAGGGATCATGGCCCTGGTGTTAATGATAACGATCTGGATAAGTTGTTTTTACCATTTTTCCAGGCAGGAACAGAGCTGCGGACGACGAAGCGGAACAGCGGACTTGGGCTGGCTATAACCTTAGGGGCTGTCGAGCAGCATGGTGGTAAAGTTACGGCCAGAAATAAGGATGATGGCGGGCTTGAGGTGTCAATCACTCTTCCTTATATAGGTGAGCATAAAGATTGA
- a CDS encoding IS91 family transposase, with protein sequence MKDNGNTPEIADIFRRYGKKYRDMHVVGSQQYKVMRRIERCRTAALGGHVEACNHCGYSRNAYNSCRDRHCPKCQTMVKEKWLSDRRTELLPCPYFHNVFTLPHELNPLVMGNKHIMLTLLFTAVKETLQVFARDPQWRLGGQLGFISVLHTWNQKLMDHYHLHCIIPAGVLSFDRTSWTGTRRKYLFRVQSLAKELKKRYLDKLERAHKKNLLSFPGKVAGLQEKKQFLTFIETLRGKQWITYAKQPFGGPEQVLEYLGRYTHRVAITNNRIIAIDDGKVSFRYRDRSDDNKEKELTLSAEEFIRRFLLHVLPSGFTKIRYYGFLAHANKKTCIALIRTLIGSDVKYTQKTVETVQEMMLRLTGIDICCCPQCGKGKLVYLRPITDLAYDDSS encoded by the coding sequence ATGAAAGATAATGGCAACACACCGGAGATTGCCGATATCTTTCGCAGATATGGTAAGAAATACCGGGATATGCATGTGGTGGGATCGCAGCAATATAAGGTCATGAGACGCATCGAAAGATGTCGGACCGCTGCCCTTGGAGGCCATGTCGAAGCCTGTAATCATTGCGGTTATAGCCGCAACGCATATAACTCCTGCCGGGACAGACACTGTCCGAAATGCCAGACCATGGTCAAGGAGAAATGGCTCAGTGACAGAAGGACAGAACTGCTGCCTTGCCCCTATTTTCACAACGTTTTCACTTTGCCGCATGAGCTCAACCCCCTGGTTATGGGCAATAAACACATTATGCTGACTCTGCTGTTTACCGCAGTCAAAGAAACATTGCAGGTCTTCGCCCGTGATCCGCAGTGGCGCCTTGGGGGCCAACTCGGCTTCATTTCCGTGCTTCACACATGGAATCAGAAACTCATGGACCACTACCACCTGCACTGCATCATCCCGGCAGGAGTTCTTTCATTTGATCGTACAAGCTGGACCGGCACCAGAAGAAAATATTTATTCCGGGTTCAGTCATTGGCGAAGGAGCTCAAAAAACGCTATCTGGACAAGCTAGAAAGGGCACATAAGAAAAACCTCCTTTCTTTCCCTGGCAAGGTTGCAGGGCTGCAAGAGAAAAAACAGTTCCTGACGTTCATAGAAACGTTGCGTGGCAAGCAGTGGATCACTTATGCCAAACAGCCCTTTGGTGGACCGGAACAGGTACTCGAATATCTCGGTCGCTATACCCACCGGGTGGCAATAACCAACAACCGGATCATTGCTATCGATGATGGCAAGGTTAGCTTCAGGTATCGGGACCGCAGCGACGACAATAAGGAAAAAGAACTTACCCTCAGTGCTGAAGAATTTATCAGGCGATTTCTCCTGCACGTGCTGCCGAGCGGCTTTACCAAAATCCGCTATTACGGCTTCCTGGCTCATGCTAACAAGAAAACCTGCATCGCTTTAATCCGCACCCTGATCGGTTCAGACGTCAAATATACACAGAAAACAGTGGAGACCGTTCAGGAGATGATGCTGCGCTTGACCGGCATCGACATCTGCTGCTGCCCGCAGTGCGGCAAGGGAAAGCTGGTCTATCTCAGGCCGATTACCGACCTGGCTTATGATGATAGCTCCTGA